One part of the Homo sapiens chromosome 19, GRCh38.p14 Primary Assembly genome encodes these proteins:
- the ZNF135 gene encoding zinc finger protein 135 isoform 5 (isoform 5 is encoded by transcript variant 5), producing the protein MELGSRRRSVGCRCRGLCLAVRREQVTFEDVVVGFSQEEWGQLKPAQRTLYRDVMLDTFRLLVSVGHWLPKPNVISLLEQEAELWAVESRLPQGVYPDLETRPKVKLSVLKQGISEEISNSVILVERFLWDGLWYCRGEDTEGHWEWSCESLESLAVPVAFTPVKTPVLEQWQRNGFGENISLNPDLPHQPMTPERQSPHTWGTRGKREKPDLNVLQKTCVKEKPYKCQECGKAFSHSSALIEHHRTHTGERPYECHECLKGFRNSSALTKHQRIHTGEKPYKCTQCGRTFNQIAPLIQHQRTHTGEKPYECSECGKSFSFRSSFSQHERTHTGEKPYECSECGKAFRQSIHLTQHLRIHTGEKPYQCGECGKAFTHSSSLTKHQRTHTG; encoded by the exons ATGGAGTTAGGCTCGCGCCGGCGCAGTGTCGGCTGCCGGTGCCGCGGCCTTTGTCTCGCAGTCAGGAGG GAGCAAGTGACGTTTGAGGACGTGGTAGTGGGCTTCAGCCAGGAGGAGTGGGGGCAGCTGAAGCCTGCCCAGAGGACCCTGTACCGTGATGTAATGCTGGACACCTTCAGGCTTCTGGTCTCTGTGG GACATTGGTTACCGAAGCCGAATGTCATCTCCCTGCTGGAGCAAGAGGCAGAGCTGTGGGCGGTGGAGTCTAGACTTCCCCAAGGCGTGTACCCAG ACTTGGAAACTAGACCCAAAGTCAAACTGTCAGTTCTAAAGCAAGGCATCTCTGAAGAAATATCCAACAGTGTCATCTTGGTAGAAAGATTCCTGTGGGATGGTCTGTGGTACTGCAGGGGTGAGGACACTGAGGGCCACTGGGAATGGAGTTGTGAGAGTCTAGAGAGCCTGGCAGTGCCGGTGGCCTTCACGCCTGTGAAGACGCCTGTTCTGGAGCAGTGGCAGAGGAATGGGTTTGGGGAAAACATAAGTCTGAACCCTGATCTCCCACATCAACCAATGACTCCTGAAAGACAAAGCCCCCACACATGGGGAACACGTGGAAAAAGGGAGAAGCCAGACCTAAATGTTTTACAGAAAACCTGTGTAaaagagaaaccctacaaatgtcaGGAATGCGGAAAGGCCTTTAGTCACAGCTCAGCACTTATCGAACACCACCGGACGCACACAGGAGAGAGACCTTACGAATGTCACGAATGCTTAAAAGGCTTCCGGAACAGCTCGGCACTTACCAAACACCAGAGAATCCATACTggggagaaaccctataaatgcaCTCAGTGTGGGAGGACCTTCAACCAAATTGCCCCACTGATCCAGCACCAGAGAACTCACACAGGTGAGAAGCCCTATGAATGCAGCGAATGTGGGAAATCCTTCAGTTTTAGGTCCTCCTTCAGCCAGCACGAGCGAACTCACACAGGCGAGAAGCCCTACGAGTGCAGtgagtgtgggaaagccttccGGCAAAGCATCCACCTCACCCAGCATCTGCGAATCCACACTGGGGAGAAACCCTATCAGTGTGGTGAGTGTGGCAAG GCCTTTACCCACAGCTCCTCCCTTACCAAGCACCAGAGAACTCACACTGGATAA
- the ZNF135 gene encoding zinc finger protein 135 isoform 1 (isoform 1 is encoded by transcript variant 1), with the protein MELGSRRRSVGCRCRGLCLAVRREQVTFEDVVVGFSQEEWGQLKPAQRTLYRDVMLDTFRLLVSVGHWLPKPNVISLLEQEAELWAVESRLPQGVYPEIKGHFQFLLLSDLETRPKVKLSVLKQGISEEISNSVILVERFLWDGLWYCRGEDTEGHWEWSCESLESLAVPVAFTPVKTPVLEQWQRNGFGENISLNPDLPHQPMTPERQSPHTWGTRGKREKPDLNVLQKTCVKEKPYKCQECGKAFSHSSALIEHHRTHTGERPYECHECLKGFRNSSALTKHQRIHTGEKPYKCTQCGRTFNQIAPLIQHQRTHTGEKPYECSECGKSFSFRSSFSQHERTHTGEKPYECSECGKAFRQSIHLTQHLRIHTGEKPYQCGECGKAFSHSSSLTKHQRIHTGEKPYECHECGKAFTQITPLIQHQRTHTGEKPYECGECGKAFSQSTLLTEHRRIHTGEKPYGCNECGKTFSHSSSLSQHERTHTGEKPYECSQCGKAFRQSTHLTQHQRIHTGEKPYECNDCGKAFSHSSSLTKHQRIHTGEKPYECNQCGRAFSQLAPLIQHQRIHTGEKPYECNQCGRAFSQSSLLIEHQRIHTKEKPYGCNECGKSFSHSSSLSQHERTHTGEKPYECHDCGKSFRQSTHLTQHRRIHTGEKPYACRDCGKAFTHSSSLTKHQRTHTG; encoded by the exons ATGGAGTTAGGCTCGCGCCGGCGCAGTGTCGGCTGCCGGTGCCGCGGCCTTTGTCTCGCAGTCAGGAGG GAGCAAGTGACGTTTGAGGACGTGGTAGTGGGCTTCAGCCAGGAGGAGTGGGGGCAGCTGAAGCCTGCCCAGAGGACCCTGTACCGTGATGTAATGCTGGACACCTTCAGGCTTCTGGTCTCTGTGG GACATTGGTTACCGAAGCCGAATGTCATCTCCCTGCTGGAGCAAGAGGCAGAGCTGTGGGCGGTGGAGTCTAGACTTCCCCAAGGCGTGTACCCAG AGATTAAGGGACATTTCCAGTTTTTGCTTCTTTCAGACTTGGAAACTAGACCCAAAGTCAAACTGTCAGTTCTAAAGCAAGGCATCTCTGAAGAAATATCCAACAGTGTCATCTTGGTAGAAAGATTCCTGTGGGATGGTCTGTGGTACTGCAGGGGTGAGGACACTGAGGGCCACTGGGAATGGAGTTGTGAGAGTCTAGAGAGCCTGGCAGTGCCGGTGGCCTTCACGCCTGTGAAGACGCCTGTTCTGGAGCAGTGGCAGAGGAATGGGTTTGGGGAAAACATAAGTCTGAACCCTGATCTCCCACATCAACCAATGACTCCTGAAAGACAAAGCCCCCACACATGGGGAACACGTGGAAAAAGGGAGAAGCCAGACCTAAATGTTTTACAGAAAACCTGTGTAaaagagaaaccctacaaatgtcaGGAATGCGGAAAGGCCTTTAGTCACAGCTCAGCACTTATCGAACACCACCGGACGCACACAGGAGAGAGACCTTACGAATGTCACGAATGCTTAAAAGGCTTCCGGAACAGCTCGGCACTTACCAAACACCAGAGAATCCATACTggggagaaaccctataaatgcaCTCAGTGTGGGAGGACCTTCAACCAAATTGCCCCACTGATCCAGCACCAGAGAACTCACACAGGTGAGAAGCCCTATGAATGCAGCGAATGTGGGAAATCCTTCAGTTTTAGGTCCTCCTTCAGCCAGCACGAGCGAACTCACACAGGCGAGAAGCCCTACGAGTGCAGtgagtgtgggaaagccttccGGCAAAGCATCCACCTCACCCAGCATCTGCGAATCCACACTGGGGAGAAACCCTATCAGTGTGGTGAGTGTGGCAAGGCCTTCAGCCACAGCTCATCCTTGACCAAACACCAGCGAATCCACACAGGGGAGAAGCCCTACGAGTGCCATGAGTGTGGAAAAGCCTTcacccagatcacaccactgattCAGCACCAGAGGACCCACACAGGAGAAAAGCCCTATGAGTGTGGtgagtgtgggaaagccttcagtcaGAGCACACTCCTGACCGAGCATCGGAGGATTCACACAGGAGAGAAGCCCTATGGATGCAACGAGTGTGGGAAAACCTTCAGCCACAGCTCCTCACTCAGCCAGCATGAGCGGACACACACAGGAGAGAAGCCCTATGAGTGCAGTCAGTGTGGGAAGGCCTTCCGGCAGAGCACACACCTCACCCAACACCAGCGAATCCACACAGGGGAGAAGCCCTATGAATGCAATGACTGCGGCAAGGCATTCAGTCACAGCTCGTCCCTCACCAAACATCAGCGAATCCACACTGGGGAGAAGCCCTACGAATGCAACCAGTGTGGCAGAGCCTTCAGCCAGCTTGCTCCCCTCATTCAGCATCAGAGGatccacacaggagagaaaccctatgaatgtaaccAGTGTGGCAGAGCCTTCAGCCAGAGCTCCCTTCTCATCGAACACCAGAGGATTCACACCAAGGAAAAGCCGTATGGGTGCAATGAGTGTGGGAAATCCTTCAGCCACAGCTCCTCGCTCAGCCAGCACGAAAGGACGCACACTGGGGAAAAGCCCTATGAGTGTCACGATTGCGGAAAGTCCTTTAGGCAGAGCACCCACCTCACTCAGCACCGGAGGATCCACACAGGAGAGAAGCCATATGCATGCAGGGACTGTGGAAAGGCCTTTACCCACAGCTCCTCCCTTACCAAGCACCAGAGAACTCACACTGGATAA
- the ZNF135 gene encoding zinc finger protein 135 isoform X2 codes for MELGSRRRSVGCRCRGLCLAVRREQVTFEDVVVGFSQEEWGQLKPAQRTLYRDVMLDTFRLLVSVGHWLPKPNVISLLEQEAELWAVESRLPQGVYPDLETRPKVKLSVLKQGISEEISNSVILVERFLWDGLWYCRGEDTEGHWEWSCESLESLAVPVAFTPVKTPVLEQWQRNGFGENISLNPDLPHQPMTPERQSPHTWGTRGKREKPDLNVLQKTCVKEKPYKCQECGKAFSHSSALIEHHRTHTGERPYECHECLKGFRNSSALTKHQRIHTGEKPYKCTQCGRTFNQIAPLIQHQRTHTGEKPYECSECGKSFSFRSSFSQHERTHTGEKPYECSECGKAFRQSIHLTQHLRIHTGEKPYQCGECGKAFSHSSSLTKHQRIHTGEKPYECHECGKAFTQITPLIQHQRTHTGEKPYECGECGKAFSQSTLLTEHRRIHTGEKPYGCNECGKTFSHSSSLSQHERTHTGEKPYECSQCGKAFRQSTHLTQHQRIHTGEKPYECNDCGKAFSHSSSLTKHQRIHTGEKPYECNQCGRAFSQLAPLIQHQRIHTGEKPYECNQCGRAFSQSSLLIEHQRIHTKEKPYGCNECGKSFSHSSSLSQHERTHTGEKPYECHDCGKSFRQSTHLTQHRRIHTGEKPYACRDCGKAFTHSSSLTKHQRTHTG; via the exons ATGGAGTTAGGCTCGCGCCGGCGCAGTGTCGGCTGCCGGTGCCGCGGCCTTTGTCTCGCAGTCAGGAGG GAGCAAGTGACGTTTGAGGACGTGGTAGTGGGCTTCAGCCAGGAGGAGTGGGGGCAGCTGAAGCCTGCCCAGAGGACCCTGTACCGTGATGTAATGCTGGACACCTTCAGGCTTCTGGTCTCTGTGG GACATTGGTTACCGAAGCCGAATGTCATCTCCCTGCTGGAGCAAGAGGCAGAGCTGTGGGCGGTGGAGTCTAGACTTCCCCAAGGCGTGTACCCAG ACTTGGAAACTAGACCCAAAGTCAAACTGTCAGTTCTAAAGCAAGGCATCTCTGAAGAAATATCCAACAGTGTCATCTTGGTAGAAAGATTCCTGTGGGATGGTCTGTGGTACTGCAGGGGTGAGGACACTGAGGGCCACTGGGAATGGAGTTGTGAGAGTCTAGAGAGCCTGGCAGTGCCGGTGGCCTTCACGCCTGTGAAGACGCCTGTTCTGGAGCAGTGGCAGAGGAATGGGTTTGGGGAAAACATAAGTCTGAACCCTGATCTCCCACATCAACCAATGACTCCTGAAAGACAAAGCCCCCACACATGGGGAACACGTGGAAAAAGGGAGAAGCCAGACCTAAATGTTTTACAGAAAACCTGTGTAaaagagaaaccctacaaatgtcaGGAATGCGGAAAGGCCTTTAGTCACAGCTCAGCACTTATCGAACACCACCGGACGCACACAGGAGAGAGACCTTACGAATGTCACGAATGCTTAAAAGGCTTCCGGAACAGCTCGGCACTTACCAAACACCAGAGAATCCATACTggggagaaaccctataaatgcaCTCAGTGTGGGAGGACCTTCAACCAAATTGCCCCACTGATCCAGCACCAGAGAACTCACACAGGTGAGAAGCCCTATGAATGCAGCGAATGTGGGAAATCCTTCAGTTTTAGGTCCTCCTTCAGCCAGCACGAGCGAACTCACACAGGCGAGAAGCCCTACGAGTGCAGtgagtgtgggaaagccttccGGCAAAGCATCCACCTCACCCAGCATCTGCGAATCCACACTGGGGAGAAACCCTATCAGTGTGGTGAGTGTGGCAAGGCCTTCAGCCACAGCTCATCCTTGACCAAACACCAGCGAATCCACACAGGGGAGAAGCCCTACGAGTGCCATGAGTGTGGAAAAGCCTTcacccagatcacaccactgattCAGCACCAGAGGACCCACACAGGAGAAAAGCCCTATGAGTGTGGtgagtgtgggaaagccttcagtcaGAGCACACTCCTGACCGAGCATCGGAGGATTCACACAGGAGAGAAGCCCTATGGATGCAACGAGTGTGGGAAAACCTTCAGCCACAGCTCCTCACTCAGCCAGCATGAGCGGACACACACAGGAGAGAAGCCCTATGAGTGCAGTCAGTGTGGGAAGGCCTTCCGGCAGAGCACACACCTCACCCAACACCAGCGAATCCACACAGGGGAGAAGCCCTATGAATGCAATGACTGCGGCAAGGCATTCAGTCACAGCTCGTCCCTCACCAAACATCAGCGAATCCACACTGGGGAGAAGCCCTACGAATGCAACCAGTGTGGCAGAGCCTTCAGCCAGCTTGCTCCCCTCATTCAGCATCAGAGGatccacacaggagagaaaccctatgaatgtaaccAGTGTGGCAGAGCCTTCAGCCAGAGCTCCCTTCTCATCGAACACCAGAGGATTCACACCAAGGAAAAGCCGTATGGGTGCAATGAGTGTGGGAAATCCTTCAGCCACAGCTCCTCGCTCAGCCAGCACGAAAGGACGCACACTGGGGAAAAGCCCTATGAGTGTCACGATTGCGGAAAGTCCTTTAGGCAGAGCACCCACCTCACTCAGCACCGGAGGATCCACACAGGAGAGAAGCCATATGCATGCAGGGACTGTGGAAAGGCCTTTACCCACAGCTCCTCCCTTACCAAGCACCAGAGAACTCACACTGGATAA
- the ZNF135 gene encoding zinc finger protein 135 isoform 4 (isoform 4 is encoded by transcript variant 4), which yields MELGSRRRSVGCRCRGLCLAVRREQVTFEDVVVGFSQEEWGQLKPAQRTLYRDVMLDTFRLLVSVGHWLPKPNVISLLEQEAELWAVESRLPQGVYPENLCKRETLQMSGMRKGL from the exons ATGGAGTTAGGCTCGCGCCGGCGCAGTGTCGGCTGCCGGTGCCGCGGCCTTTGTCTCGCAGTCAGGAGG GAGCAAGTGACGTTTGAGGACGTGGTAGTGGGCTTCAGCCAGGAGGAGTGGGGGCAGCTGAAGCCTGCCCAGAGGACCCTGTACCGTGATGTAATGCTGGACACCTTCAGGCTTCTGGTCTCTGTGG GACATTGGTTACCGAAGCCGAATGTCATCTCCCTGCTGGAGCAAGAGGCAGAGCTGTGGGCGGTGGAGTCTAGACTTCCCCAAGGCGTGTACCCAG AAAACCTGTGTAaaagagaaaccctacaaatgtcaGGAATGCGGAAAGGCCTTTAG
- the ZNF135 gene encoding zinc finger protein 135 isoform 3 (isoform 3 is encoded by transcript variant 3) has translation MELGSRRRSVGCRCRGLCLAVRREQVTFEDVVVGFSQEEWGQLKPAQRTLYRDVMLDTFRLLVSVGHWLPKPNVISLLEQEAELWAVESRLPQGVYPGEMGALRGREKPVHACFLVSPSASAL, from the exons ATGGAGTTAGGCTCGCGCCGGCGCAGTGTCGGCTGCCGGTGCCGCGGCCTTTGTCTCGCAGTCAGGAGG GAGCAAGTGACGTTTGAGGACGTGGTAGTGGGCTTCAGCCAGGAGGAGTGGGGGCAGCTGAAGCCTGCCCAGAGGACCCTGTACCGTGATGTAATGCTGGACACCTTCAGGCTTCTGGTCTCTGTGG GACATTGGTTACCGAAGCCGAATGTCATCTCCCTGCTGGAGCAAGAGGCAGAGCTGTGGGCGGTGGAGTCTAGACTTCCCCAAGGCGTGTACCCAGGTGAGATGGGAGCCCTTCGGGGCAGAGAGAAGCCTGTCCATGCTTGCTTCCTGGTTTCTCCCTCTGCATCTGCTCTCTAA
- the ZNF135 gene encoding zinc finger protein 135 isoform X1, protein MTPGVRVSTDPEQVTFEDVVVGFSQEEWGQLKPAQRTLYRDVMLDTFRLLVSVGHWLPKPNVISLLEQEAELWAVESRLPQGVYPEIKGHFQFLLLSDLETRPKVKLSVLKQGISEEISNSVILVERFLWDGLWYCRGEDTEGHWEWSCESLESLAVPVAFTPVKTPVLEQWQRNGFGENISLNPDLPHQPMTPERQSPHTWGTRGKREKPDLNVLQKTCVKEKPYKCQECGKAFSHSSALIEHHRTHTGERPYECHECLKGFRNSSALTKHQRIHTGEKPYKCTQCGRTFNQIAPLIQHQRTHTGEKPYECSECGKSFSFRSSFSQHERTHTGEKPYECSECGKAFRQSIHLTQHLRIHTGEKPYQCGECGKAFSHSSSLTKHQRIHTGEKPYECHECGKAFTQITPLIQHQRTHTGEKPYECGECGKAFSQSTLLTEHRRIHTGEKPYGCNECGKTFSHSSSLSQHERTHTGEKPYECSQCGKAFRQSTHLTQHQRIHTGEKPYECNDCGKAFSHSSSLTKHQRIHTGEKPYECNQCGRAFSQLAPLIQHQRIHTGEKPYECNQCGRAFSQSSLLIEHQRIHTKEKPYGCNECGKSFSHSSSLSQHERTHTGEKPYECHDCGKSFRQSTHLTQHRRIHTGEKPYACRDCGKAFTHSSSLTKHQRTHTG, encoded by the exons ATGACCCCTGGGGTGCGCGTCTCCACAGACCCG GAGCAAGTGACGTTTGAGGACGTGGTAGTGGGCTTCAGCCAGGAGGAGTGGGGGCAGCTGAAGCCTGCCCAGAGGACCCTGTACCGTGATGTAATGCTGGACACCTTCAGGCTTCTGGTCTCTGTGG GACATTGGTTACCGAAGCCGAATGTCATCTCCCTGCTGGAGCAAGAGGCAGAGCTGTGGGCGGTGGAGTCTAGACTTCCCCAAGGCGTGTACCCAG AGATTAAGGGACATTTCCAGTTTTTGCTTCTTTCAGACTTGGAAACTAGACCCAAAGTCAAACTGTCAGTTCTAAAGCAAGGCATCTCTGAAGAAATATCCAACAGTGTCATCTTGGTAGAAAGATTCCTGTGGGATGGTCTGTGGTACTGCAGGGGTGAGGACACTGAGGGCCACTGGGAATGGAGTTGTGAGAGTCTAGAGAGCCTGGCAGTGCCGGTGGCCTTCACGCCTGTGAAGACGCCTGTTCTGGAGCAGTGGCAGAGGAATGGGTTTGGGGAAAACATAAGTCTGAACCCTGATCTCCCACATCAACCAATGACTCCTGAAAGACAAAGCCCCCACACATGGGGAACACGTGGAAAAAGGGAGAAGCCAGACCTAAATGTTTTACAGAAAACCTGTGTAaaagagaaaccctacaaatgtcaGGAATGCGGAAAGGCCTTTAGTCACAGCTCAGCACTTATCGAACACCACCGGACGCACACAGGAGAGAGACCTTACGAATGTCACGAATGCTTAAAAGGCTTCCGGAACAGCTCGGCACTTACCAAACACCAGAGAATCCATACTggggagaaaccctataaatgcaCTCAGTGTGGGAGGACCTTCAACCAAATTGCCCCACTGATCCAGCACCAGAGAACTCACACAGGTGAGAAGCCCTATGAATGCAGCGAATGTGGGAAATCCTTCAGTTTTAGGTCCTCCTTCAGCCAGCACGAGCGAACTCACACAGGCGAGAAGCCCTACGAGTGCAGtgagtgtgggaaagccttccGGCAAAGCATCCACCTCACCCAGCATCTGCGAATCCACACTGGGGAGAAACCCTATCAGTGTGGTGAGTGTGGCAAGGCCTTCAGCCACAGCTCATCCTTGACCAAACACCAGCGAATCCACACAGGGGAGAAGCCCTACGAGTGCCATGAGTGTGGAAAAGCCTTcacccagatcacaccactgattCAGCACCAGAGGACCCACACAGGAGAAAAGCCCTATGAGTGTGGtgagtgtgggaaagccttcagtcaGAGCACACTCCTGACCGAGCATCGGAGGATTCACACAGGAGAGAAGCCCTATGGATGCAACGAGTGTGGGAAAACCTTCAGCCACAGCTCCTCACTCAGCCAGCATGAGCGGACACACACAGGAGAGAAGCCCTATGAGTGCAGTCAGTGTGGGAAGGCCTTCCGGCAGAGCACACACCTCACCCAACACCAGCGAATCCACACAGGGGAGAAGCCCTATGAATGCAATGACTGCGGCAAGGCATTCAGTCACAGCTCGTCCCTCACCAAACATCAGCGAATCCACACTGGGGAGAAGCCCTACGAATGCAACCAGTGTGGCAGAGCCTTCAGCCAGCTTGCTCCCCTCATTCAGCATCAGAGGatccacacaggagagaaaccctatgaatgtaaccAGTGTGGCAGAGCCTTCAGCCAGAGCTCCCTTCTCATCGAACACCAGAGGATTCACACCAAGGAAAAGCCGTATGGGTGCAATGAGTGTGGGAAATCCTTCAGCCACAGCTCCTCGCTCAGCCAGCACGAAAGGACGCACACTGGGGAAAAGCCCTATGAGTGTCACGATTGCGGAAAGTCCTTTAGGCAGAGCACCCACCTCACTCAGCACCGGAGGATCCACACAGGAGAGAAGCCATATGCATGCAGGGACTGTGGAAAGGCCTTTACCCACAGCTCCTCCCTTACCAAGCACCAGAGAACTCACACTGGATAA
- the ZNF135 gene encoding zinc finger protein 135 isoform X3: MTPGVRVSTDPEQVTFEDVVVGFSQEEWGQLKPAQRTLYRDVMLDTFRLLVSVGHWLPKPNVISLLEQEAELWAVESRLPQGVYPDLETRPKVKLSVLKQGISEEISNSVILVERFLWDGLWYCRGEDTEGHWEWSCESLESLAVPVAFTPVKTPVLEQWQRNGFGENISLNPDLPHQPMTPERQSPHTWGTRGKREKPDLNVLQKTCVKEKPYKCQECGKAFSHSSALIEHHRTHTGERPYECHECLKGFRNSSALTKHQRIHTGEKPYKCTQCGRTFNQIAPLIQHQRTHTGEKPYECSECGKSFSFRSSFSQHERTHTGEKPYECSECGKAFRQSIHLTQHLRIHTGEKPYQCGECGKAFSHSSSLTKHQRIHTGEKPYECHECGKAFTQITPLIQHQRTHTGEKPYECGECGKAFSQSTLLTEHRRIHTGEKPYGCNECGKTFSHSSSLSQHERTHTGEKPYECSQCGKAFRQSTHLTQHQRIHTGEKPYECNDCGKAFSHSSSLTKHQRIHTGEKPYECNQCGRAFSQLAPLIQHQRIHTGEKPYECNQCGRAFSQSSLLIEHQRIHTKEKPYGCNECGKSFSHSSSLSQHERTHTGEKPYECHDCGKSFRQSTHLTQHRRIHTGEKPYACRDCGKAFTHSSSLTKHQRTHTG; the protein is encoded by the exons ATGACCCCTGGGGTGCGCGTCTCCACAGACCCG GAGCAAGTGACGTTTGAGGACGTGGTAGTGGGCTTCAGCCAGGAGGAGTGGGGGCAGCTGAAGCCTGCCCAGAGGACCCTGTACCGTGATGTAATGCTGGACACCTTCAGGCTTCTGGTCTCTGTGG GACATTGGTTACCGAAGCCGAATGTCATCTCCCTGCTGGAGCAAGAGGCAGAGCTGTGGGCGGTGGAGTCTAGACTTCCCCAAGGCGTGTACCCAG ACTTGGAAACTAGACCCAAAGTCAAACTGTCAGTTCTAAAGCAAGGCATCTCTGAAGAAATATCCAACAGTGTCATCTTGGTAGAAAGATTCCTGTGGGATGGTCTGTGGTACTGCAGGGGTGAGGACACTGAGGGCCACTGGGAATGGAGTTGTGAGAGTCTAGAGAGCCTGGCAGTGCCGGTGGCCTTCACGCCTGTGAAGACGCCTGTTCTGGAGCAGTGGCAGAGGAATGGGTTTGGGGAAAACATAAGTCTGAACCCTGATCTCCCACATCAACCAATGACTCCTGAAAGACAAAGCCCCCACACATGGGGAACACGTGGAAAAAGGGAGAAGCCAGACCTAAATGTTTTACAGAAAACCTGTGTAaaagagaaaccctacaaatgtcaGGAATGCGGAAAGGCCTTTAGTCACAGCTCAGCACTTATCGAACACCACCGGACGCACACAGGAGAGAGACCTTACGAATGTCACGAATGCTTAAAAGGCTTCCGGAACAGCTCGGCACTTACCAAACACCAGAGAATCCATACTggggagaaaccctataaatgcaCTCAGTGTGGGAGGACCTTCAACCAAATTGCCCCACTGATCCAGCACCAGAGAACTCACACAGGTGAGAAGCCCTATGAATGCAGCGAATGTGGGAAATCCTTCAGTTTTAGGTCCTCCTTCAGCCAGCACGAGCGAACTCACACAGGCGAGAAGCCCTACGAGTGCAGtgagtgtgggaaagccttccGGCAAAGCATCCACCTCACCCAGCATCTGCGAATCCACACTGGGGAGAAACCCTATCAGTGTGGTGAGTGTGGCAAGGCCTTCAGCCACAGCTCATCCTTGACCAAACACCAGCGAATCCACACAGGGGAGAAGCCCTACGAGTGCCATGAGTGTGGAAAAGCCTTcacccagatcacaccactgattCAGCACCAGAGGACCCACACAGGAGAAAAGCCCTATGAGTGTGGtgagtgtgggaaagccttcagtcaGAGCACACTCCTGACCGAGCATCGGAGGATTCACACAGGAGAGAAGCCCTATGGATGCAACGAGTGTGGGAAAACCTTCAGCCACAGCTCCTCACTCAGCCAGCATGAGCGGACACACACAGGAGAGAAGCCCTATGAGTGCAGTCAGTGTGGGAAGGCCTTCCGGCAGAGCACACACCTCACCCAACACCAGCGAATCCACACAGGGGAGAAGCCCTATGAATGCAATGACTGCGGCAAGGCATTCAGTCACAGCTCGTCCCTCACCAAACATCAGCGAATCCACACTGGGGAGAAGCCCTACGAATGCAACCAGTGTGGCAGAGCCTTCAGCCAGCTTGCTCCCCTCATTCAGCATCAGAGGatccacacaggagagaaaccctatgaatgtaaccAGTGTGGCAGAGCCTTCAGCCAGAGCTCCCTTCTCATCGAACACCAGAGGATTCACACCAAGGAAAAGCCGTATGGGTGCAATGAGTGTGGGAAATCCTTCAGCCACAGCTCCTCGCTCAGCCAGCACGAAAGGACGCACACTGGGGAAAAGCCCTATGAGTGTCACGATTGCGGAAAGTCCTTTAGGCAGAGCACCCACCTCACTCAGCACCGGAGGATCCACACAGGAGAGAAGCCATATGCATGCAGGGACTGTGGAAAGGCCTTTACCCACAGCTCCTCCCTTACCAAGCACCAGAGAACTCACACTGGATAA